A genomic segment from Nocardiopsis sp. Huas11 encodes:
- a CDS encoding DUF2332 family protein, whose protein sequence is MAEIGVEAEAVVGQYEAFAAHCEQGSSPAYAEIARALVRDGVVMELVCALPEGDKRAPELLLGAVRFLGGPVGSWAEFRPWLVEHWEPVRAVVLRRSARTGEVGRLASMLPVLASLQGPLALVEVGASAGLCLYPDRYRYSFDGAAPIGPADGEVLLECATSGRVPVPGRVPEVVWRAGIDTHPLDVGVEEDVRWMASLVRPGAGERERTERLMGAVRVVAADPPLLVAGDLVEQVQAVVRRAPASATVVVMHSGVLSWLPAAKVSAFVGAMDRVLGHWVVDEAWQCLPGWPRVRPPVATDLTLALDGRVVGYGGERGESVTWSG, encoded by the coding sequence GTGGCCGAGATCGGCGTTGAGGCGGAGGCTGTCGTTGGACAGTACGAGGCCTTCGCCGCCCACTGCGAGCAGGGGTCCTCGCCGGCCTATGCGGAGATCGCGCGTGCCCTGGTTCGGGACGGGGTGGTGATGGAGCTGGTGTGCGCGTTGCCTGAGGGTGACAAGCGCGCACCGGAGCTGTTGTTGGGAGCGGTGCGTTTCCTGGGCGGCCCTGTGGGGTCGTGGGCGGAGTTTCGCCCGTGGTTGGTGGAGCACTGGGAGCCGGTGAGGGCGGTGGTGCTGCGGCGCAGCGCCCGGACCGGTGAGGTGGGGCGTCTGGCGAGCATGCTGCCGGTGCTGGCGTCCTTGCAGGGGCCGTTGGCGTTGGTGGAGGTCGGGGCGTCGGCGGGGTTGTGCCTGTACCCGGACCGGTACCGGTACTCCTTCGACGGGGCGGCGCCGATCGGCCCGGCCGATGGCGAGGTGCTGTTGGAGTGTGCGACGTCGGGGCGGGTTCCGGTGCCCGGGCGGGTGCCGGAGGTGGTCTGGCGTGCGGGCATCGACACGCACCCGTTGGATGTGGGTGTGGAGGAGGACGTGCGGTGGATGGCCTCGCTGGTGCGTCCGGGTGCGGGTGAGCGTGAGCGCACCGAGCGGTTGATGGGCGCGGTGCGGGTGGTGGCGGCCGATCCGCCGTTGCTGGTGGCCGGTGACCTGGTGGAGCAGGTGCAGGCGGTGGTGCGGCGCGCGCCGGCGTCGGCGACGGTGGTGGTGATGCACAGCGGTGTGTTGTCGTGGTTGCCCGCGGCGAAGGTGTCGGCGTTCGTGGGGGCGATGGACCGGGTGCTGGGGCACTGGGTGGTCGATGAGGCGTGGCAGTGCCTGCCGGGGTGGCCGCGGGTGCGGCCGCCGGTGGCGACCGATTTGACGTTGGCGTTGGACGGGCGTGTGGTGGGTTATGGCGGTGAGCGCGGTGAGAGTGTGACCTGGTCCGGTTGA
- the pip gene encoding prolyl aminopeptidase: MSTPHAYGTLPVTDGHTLYWQAHGNPDGRPALVLHGGPGAAATPGWTTFFDTTRYRVILLDQRGSGRSTPDAADPTADLTTNTTRHLVADIEALRHHLGIDTWLVLGGSWGTTLALAYALTHPEPVRAMVLFALTTTTPREVTWITHDMRRVFPEQWERFAAAAGPGADPRDLSSAYARLLADPDPQVRFDAARAWCEWEDTHVSATPGFTPNARFTDPAFRMTFARLVTHYWSHAAFLPPGHLLAHAPDLAHIPATLVHGRLDISGPADIAYDLATAWPGAELVIVEGAGHSAGTITLHSATRAATDRYADLP; this comes from the coding sequence ATGAGCACACCCCACGCCTACGGCACCCTGCCCGTCACCGACGGCCACACCCTGTACTGGCAGGCCCACGGCAACCCCGACGGCCGCCCCGCCCTGGTCCTGCACGGCGGCCCCGGCGCCGCCGCCACCCCCGGCTGGACCACCTTCTTCGACACCACCCGCTACCGCGTCATCCTGCTCGACCAGCGCGGCAGTGGACGCAGCACCCCCGACGCCGCCGACCCCACCGCCGACCTGACCACCAACACCACCCGGCACCTGGTCGCCGACATCGAAGCGCTGCGCCACCACCTGGGCATCGACACCTGGCTGGTCCTGGGCGGCTCCTGGGGCACCACCCTGGCCCTGGCCTACGCCCTCACCCACCCCGAACCCGTGCGCGCCATGGTGCTGTTCGCCCTGACCACCACCACACCCCGCGAAGTCACCTGGATCACCCACGACATGCGCCGCGTCTTCCCCGAACAGTGGGAGCGCTTCGCCGCCGCGGCCGGCCCGGGCGCCGACCCCCGCGACCTGTCCAGCGCCTACGCCCGCCTCCTGGCCGACCCCGACCCCCAGGTGCGCTTCGACGCCGCCCGCGCCTGGTGTGAGTGGGAGGACACCCACGTCTCGGCCACCCCCGGGTTCACCCCCAACGCGCGCTTCACCGACCCGGCCTTTCGCATGACCTTCGCCCGCCTGGTCACCCACTACTGGTCCCACGCCGCGTTCCTGCCCCCCGGCCACCTGCTCGCCCACGCCCCCGACCTGGCCCACATCCCCGCCACCCTGGTCCACGGACGCCTGGACATCAGCGGCCCCGCCGACATCGCCTACGACCTCGCCACCGCCTGGCCCGGCGCCGAACTGGTCATCGTCGAAGGAGCCGGACACAGCGCCGGCACCATCACCCTGCACAGTGCCACCCGCGCCGCCACCGACCGCTACGCCGACCTGCCCTGA
- a CDS encoding GlxA family transcriptional regulator, which yields MSHEVVVALFEGVQSLDVTGPLEVFTGAARAPGAAYRVRTASLGGGAVTASSGLGLVPQADLRTVGRIDTLVVPGGEGTREMDPEFVAWLARAAPRAGRVAGVCTGTFWLAEAGLLDGRSATTHWAHCGRLAREYPRVRVLSEPIFVREGAVCTSAGVSAGIDLALALVEEDVGRQVALAVARHLVVFLRRPGDQAQFSTHLAAQTAQRPAVREVQHWIAQHPGRDLRVEVLARRAGLSPRQFARVFAEQVGVSPGRYVERVRLETARRVLVEGEASVAAVARRCGYGTAEAMRRAFVRALGCSPAQYRQRFGPGVSGAAGVFESVRSERGVG from the coding sequence ATGAGCCACGAGGTCGTCGTCGCCCTGTTCGAGGGCGTGCAGAGCCTGGACGTGACGGGTCCGCTGGAGGTCTTCACCGGTGCTGCGCGGGCGCCGGGGGCCGCCTACCGGGTGCGCACCGCCTCGCTGGGGGGCGGTGCGGTCACCGCCTCCAGCGGGTTGGGGCTGGTGCCGCAGGCGGACCTGCGCACCGTGGGGCGCATCGACACCCTGGTGGTGCCCGGCGGTGAGGGCACCCGGGAGATGGATCCGGAGTTCGTGGCGTGGCTGGCGCGGGCGGCGCCGCGGGCGGGGCGGGTGGCGGGGGTGTGCACGGGCACGTTCTGGCTGGCCGAGGCGGGTTTGTTGGACGGGCGCTCGGCCACCACGCACTGGGCGCACTGCGGGCGTCTGGCGCGGGAGTATCCGCGGGTGCGGGTGCTCTCGGAGCCGATCTTCGTGCGCGAGGGCGCGGTGTGCACCTCGGCGGGGGTGAGCGCGGGCATCGATCTGGCGTTGGCTTTGGTGGAGGAGGACGTGGGGCGGCAGGTGGCGTTGGCGGTGGCGCGGCACCTGGTGGTGTTCCTGCGGCGGCCCGGTGACCAGGCGCAGTTCTCCACCCATCTGGCGGCGCAGACGGCGCAGCGTCCGGCGGTGCGTGAGGTGCAGCACTGGATCGCGCAGCATCCGGGGCGGGATCTGCGGGTGGAGGTGTTGGCGCGGCGGGCGGGGTTGTCGCCGCGCCAGTTCGCACGGGTGTTCGCCGAGCAGGTGGGGGTGAGCCCGGGCCGGTATGTGGAGCGGGTGCGGTTGGAGACGGCTCGGCGGGTGCTGGTGGAGGGTGAGGCGTCGGTGGCGGCGGTGGCCAGGCGGTGTGGATACGGCACTGCGGAGGCGATGCGGCGGGCGTTCGTGCGGGCGCTGGGGTGTTCGCCGGCCCAGTACCGGCAGCGGTTCGGTCCGGGTGTGTCAGGCGCGGCCGGGGTGTTCGAAAGTGTTCGATCTGAGAGGGGTGTGGGTTGA
- a CDS encoding sensor histidine kinase yields the protein MAVLVVAVAVRRVWPVAAVVAAAVGTGVFLAWGAGPGPVLVMSALVVFSAGIRMAPGRFVVWVGPLVVAVGLVSQVGRPWWGWADGGAAVAVVLAVGSMAVPAGAGVFVRSRRESRRRAEAEEVQRHRFEERLRIAREVHDLVGHSLSVISMQAGVALHVVDRRPEQAAVALEAIRDSSRAALEELRGTLAVFRGQDGVERAPLAGLGRVESLVQELRSAGRGVEVVWEGEPVQVPGAVDHAALRIVQEALTNVVRHAGDVPVRVGVVFGEGELVVRVRDEGCGAGVVREGSGIAGMRERARAVGGRLRVGPVATGGFEVEAVLPLAGER from the coding sequence GTGGCCGTGCTGGTGGTGGCGGTGGCGGTGCGGCGGGTGTGGCCGGTGGCCGCGGTGGTGGCGGCCGCGGTGGGCACGGGCGTGTTCTTGGCCTGGGGGGCGGGGCCGGGTCCGGTGCTGGTGATGTCGGCGCTGGTGGTGTTCTCGGCCGGGATCCGGATGGCGCCGGGCCGGTTCGTTGTGTGGGTGGGCCCTTTGGTGGTCGCGGTGGGGTTGGTCTCGCAGGTGGGGCGGCCGTGGTGGGGGTGGGCCGATGGTGGTGCGGCGGTGGCGGTGGTTTTGGCGGTGGGGTCGATGGCGGTGCCGGCGGGTGCGGGGGTGTTCGTGCGCTCGCGCCGGGAGTCGCGGCGGCGCGCCGAGGCCGAGGAGGTGCAGCGGCACCGGTTCGAGGAGCGGTTGCGGATCGCGCGTGAGGTGCACGACCTGGTGGGGCACAGCCTGTCGGTGATCAGTATGCAGGCGGGTGTGGCTTTGCATGTGGTGGATCGGCGGCCGGAGCAGGCCGCGGTGGCGTTGGAGGCGATCCGGGACAGCAGTCGGGCCGCGTTGGAGGAACTGCGCGGGACGTTGGCGGTCTTTCGTGGGCAGGACGGGGTCGAGCGGGCGCCCCTGGCGGGGTTGGGTCGGGTGGAGTCGTTGGTGCAGGAGTTGCGTTCGGCCGGGCGCGGGGTCGAGGTGGTGTGGGAGGGCGAGCCGGTGCAGGTGCCCGGTGCGGTGGACCATGCGGCGCTGCGGATCGTGCAGGAGGCGTTGACGAACGTGGTGCGCCACGCCGGTGATGTGCCGGTGCGGGTGGGTGTGGTCTTTGGGGAGGGTGAGCTGGTGGTGCGGGTGCGTGATGAGGGTTGCGGTGCGGGTGTGGTGCGTGAGGGGTCGGGGATCGCGGGGATGCGTGAGCGGGCGCGCGCGGTGGGGGGCCGGTTGCGGGTGGGGCCGGTGGCCACGGGTGGTTTCGAAGTGGAGGCCGTGCTGCCGTTGGCGGGTGAGCGGTGA
- a CDS encoding putative protein N(5)-glutamine methyltransferase: MVLPHPDTDQDFALVQRLRRAGCVFAEDEAALITATARTPHERDLMADRRCAGLPLQHVLGWAEFCGLRLRVDPGVFVPRPRSRYLAHQASALAPPTGVAVDLCCGTGALGAVLTHHHPALTLHASDIDPASLDCARHNLPGAHIHQGDLFDALPHHLAHRVDLLVANVPYVPSDHIALLPPEAREHEQHRALDGGDDGLDLVRRVSARAPHWLAPGGHLLVEVSGAQVSAARQAFTDAGLTCRVRHCPEQEATVIIGTR, encoded by the coding sequence GTGGTCCTCCCACACCCTGACACCGACCAGGACTTCGCCCTGGTCCAGCGCCTGCGCCGAGCCGGATGCGTCTTCGCCGAAGACGAAGCGGCCCTGATCACCGCCACCGCCCGCACCCCCCACGAGCGCGACCTCATGGCCGACCGCCGCTGCGCCGGACTGCCCCTGCAACACGTCCTGGGCTGGGCCGAATTCTGCGGCCTGCGCCTGCGCGTGGACCCCGGCGTGTTCGTCCCCCGCCCCCGCAGCCGCTACCTGGCCCACCAGGCCAGCGCTCTGGCCCCACCCACCGGCGTGGCCGTGGACCTGTGCTGCGGCACCGGCGCCCTGGGCGCCGTCCTGACCCACCACCACCCCGCCCTGACCCTGCACGCCAGCGACATCGACCCCGCCAGCCTGGACTGCGCCCGCCACAACCTGCCCGGCGCACACATCCACCAGGGCGACCTCTTCGACGCCCTGCCCCACCACCTGGCCCACCGCGTCGACCTCCTGGTCGCCAACGTCCCCTACGTCCCCAGCGACCACATCGCCCTGCTGCCCCCCGAAGCCCGCGAACACGAACAGCACCGCGCCCTGGACGGCGGCGACGACGGCCTGGACCTGGTCCGACGCGTCAGCGCCCGCGCCCCGCACTGGCTCGCCCCCGGCGGGCACCTGTTGGTGGAGGTCAGCGGCGCCCAGGTCAGTGCCGCACGCCAGGCCTTCACCGACGCCGGACTCACCTGCCGGGTACGGCACTGCCCCGAACAGGAGGCCACGGTCATCATCGGCACCCGCTGA
- a CDS encoding TIGR03618 family F420-dependent PPOX class oxidoreductase: protein MPVSENPDDPFLEFWRARHLCTLAGPRPDGSVHQVPVGATYDPREHVVRVITSATSYKAVNLAARPGTRVSVCQVDGRWWSTLEGPARVVSDPAEVAEAERLYALRYRQPRPNPDRVVIRIGVERVMGNVRPAGEPA, encoded by the coding sequence GTGCCTGTGTCCGAGAACCCCGATGATCCCTTCCTGGAGTTTTGGCGTGCGCGCCACCTGTGCACGCTGGCCGGGCCGCGCCCTGATGGGAGTGTGCACCAGGTGCCGGTGGGGGCGACCTATGACCCGCGTGAGCACGTGGTGCGGGTGATCACGTCCGCGACGAGTTACAAGGCGGTGAACCTGGCGGCGCGGCCGGGGACGCGGGTGTCGGTGTGCCAGGTCGACGGGCGTTGGTGGTCGACGCTGGAGGGGCCCGCGCGGGTGGTGTCGGACCCGGCGGAGGTGGCCGAGGCCGAGCGGCTGTACGCCCTGCGTTATCGGCAGCCGCGCCCCAATCCGGACCGGGTGGTGATCCGGATCGGTGTGGAGCGGGTGATGGGCAATGTGCGCCCGGCCGGGGAGCCGGCCTAG
- a CDS encoding SHOCT domain-containing protein, whose product MDTITAAATAATTGPPWHGGPPPFAPILGALMFCLLIALALGALFFTVMRRRHGGPPPWARTHGAAPPTSPEDDARRTLADRFAKGDLTVEEFMERASALNWTPGTDEGPRRR is encoded by the coding sequence ATGGACACCATCACCGCAGCCGCGACCGCGGCCACCACCGGCCCGCCCTGGCACGGCGGACCGCCACCCTTCGCACCGATCCTGGGAGCCCTCATGTTCTGCCTGCTCATCGCCCTGGCCCTGGGCGCGCTGTTCTTCACCGTGATGCGCCGCCGCCACGGCGGACCCCCGCCCTGGGCCCGCACCCACGGCGCCGCCCCGCCCACCTCACCCGAAGACGACGCCCGCCGCACCCTGGCCGACCGCTTCGCCAAGGGCGACCTGACGGTCGAGGAATTCATGGAACGCGCCAGCGCCCTGAACTGGACCCCCGGCACCGACGAAGGACCCCGCCGCCGCTGA
- a CDS encoding GNAT family N-acetyltransferase codes for MEQSPPAALAHIEDLVGSWVHGWARARGVLAPTSEVDGYRLDVASVGHLVRYVLPTTRTVAARARGLNEPGTWLKVCGPRSDVLDRLTPAWKVGEPEYLMSTAVSPPALVETPEPYTLQVKGADGVHHAVVCAPSGERAAGAVAALAGRAAVFDQVVTEPAHRRRGLAGLAVGALTAAVAERGAEHAVLVATEDGRKLYERMGWTVVCEVTAAHL; via the coding sequence ATGGAACAGTCACCGCCGGCCGCACTCGCGCACATCGAGGACCTGGTCGGGAGCTGGGTCCATGGCTGGGCGCGGGCGCGCGGTGTTCTCGCGCCCACCAGTGAAGTCGACGGCTACCGTCTGGACGTCGCCTCTGTCGGTCATCTCGTTCGCTACGTCCTGCCCACCACCCGCACCGTCGCCGCCCGGGCCAGAGGGCTGAACGAACCGGGCACCTGGCTGAAGGTGTGCGGCCCGCGCTCAGACGTCCTGGATCGTCTGACTCCCGCGTGGAAAGTCGGAGAGCCCGAGTACCTGATGAGTACCGCGGTGTCGCCACCCGCCCTGGTGGAGACACCTGAGCCCTACACCCTGCAGGTCAAGGGCGCGGACGGGGTCCACCATGCCGTGGTGTGCGCCCCCTCTGGGGAGCGTGCGGCGGGTGCGGTCGCCGCTCTGGCCGGCCGGGCGGCCGTGTTCGACCAGGTGGTGACCGAGCCTGCGCACCGGCGGCGCGGCCTGGCCGGACTCGCGGTGGGCGCACTGACGGCCGCGGTCGCCGAGCGGGGCGCCGAACACGCCGTCCTGGTGGCCACCGAGGATGGCCGCAAGCTCTACGAGCGCATGGGCTGGACCGTGGTGTGCGAGGTCACCGCGGCCCACCTGTGA
- a CDS encoding adenosine deaminase, producing the protein MPIPKAELHLHIEGTLEPELAFTLAERNGITLPYTDVDALRQAYSFTDLQSFLDLYYELMDVLRTPRDFTDLAEAYLTRAAAQGVRHAEIFFDPQAHTSRGIALDTVIEGLTAALDTSLARHDISTALILCFLRDRPAREAMHTLDQARPHLDHITAVGLDSAEVGHPPSKFTEVFAAARDMGLRCVAHAGEEGPASYIWQALDLLKVERVDHGIRALDDPALLQRLATDQTPLTVCPLSNVRLRAVDHMAHHPLPALMDAGLLVTVNSDDPSYFGGYVHDNYQALHTHLGLDTQRLRQLARNSFTAAFLDTDRKNALIAQVDAHPGW; encoded by the coding sequence ATGCCCATCCCCAAAGCCGAACTCCACCTGCACATCGAAGGCACCCTGGAGCCCGAACTCGCCTTCACCCTGGCCGAGCGCAACGGCATCACCCTGCCCTACACCGACGTCGACGCCCTACGCCAGGCCTACTCCTTCACCGACCTGCAGTCCTTCCTCGACCTCTACTACGAGCTCATGGACGTGCTGCGCACCCCACGCGACTTCACCGACCTGGCCGAGGCCTACCTCACCCGCGCCGCCGCCCAGGGCGTCCGCCACGCCGAGATCTTCTTCGACCCCCAGGCCCACACCAGCCGCGGCATCGCCCTGGACACCGTCATCGAAGGCCTCACCGCCGCCCTGGACACCAGCCTGGCCCGCCACGACATCTCCACCGCCCTCATCCTGTGCTTCCTACGCGACCGCCCCGCGCGCGAAGCCATGCACACACTGGACCAGGCCCGCCCCCACCTGGACCACATCACCGCCGTAGGACTGGACTCCGCCGAAGTCGGCCACCCGCCCTCCAAGTTCACCGAAGTCTTCGCCGCCGCCCGCGACATGGGCCTGCGCTGCGTGGCCCACGCCGGCGAGGAAGGCCCCGCCTCCTACATCTGGCAGGCCCTGGACCTGCTCAAGGTCGAACGCGTCGACCACGGCATCCGCGCCCTGGACGACCCCGCCCTCCTACAGCGCCTGGCCACCGACCAGACCCCCCTGACGGTGTGCCCCCTGTCCAACGTGCGCCTGCGCGCCGTCGACCACATGGCCCACCACCCCCTGCCCGCCCTGATGGACGCCGGCCTGCTCGTGACCGTCAACTCCGACGACCCCTCCTACTTCGGCGGCTACGTCCACGACAACTACCAGGCCCTGCACACCCACCTGGGCCTGGACACCCAGCGACTGCGCCAACTCGCCCGCAACTCCTTCACCGCCGCCTTCCTCGACACCGACCGCAAGAACGCCCTCATCGCCCAGGTCGACGCCCACCCCGGCTGGTGA
- a CDS encoding helix-turn-helix transcriptional regulator, translating to MSTPHDHAAALAHLAALLADPTRAAMCLALLDGRAWTAGELARHSGVAPSTATEHLTRLVQGGVLTQHRQGRHRYVRLADERTAHLVESLAAHATPPPAPARTLRQDRAAGALARARTCYDHLAGRLGCAVTEAMTHQGLLDQATGFALTDTGLAWFDAHGITLPKAGRRPLARACLDWTERRPHLAGAAGAALCAWVLDSGWCVRVGSGRALRITDSGRTALEELWGLPTPV from the coding sequence ATGAGCACGCCCCACGACCACGCCGCCGCCCTGGCCCACCTGGCCGCTCTGCTCGCAGACCCCACCCGCGCCGCCATGTGCCTGGCCCTGCTGGACGGCCGCGCCTGGACCGCCGGAGAACTGGCCCGCCACAGCGGCGTGGCACCCTCCACCGCCACCGAGCACCTGACCCGCCTGGTCCAGGGCGGTGTGCTCACCCAGCACCGCCAGGGCCGCCACCGCTACGTGCGCCTGGCCGACGAACGCACCGCCCACCTGGTGGAGTCCCTGGCCGCCCACGCCACACCACCGCCCGCGCCGGCCCGCACCCTGCGCCAGGACCGCGCCGCCGGGGCACTGGCCCGCGCCCGCACCTGCTACGACCACCTCGCCGGACGCCTGGGGTGCGCGGTGACCGAGGCGATGACCCACCAGGGGTTGCTGGACCAGGCCACCGGGTTCGCGCTCACCGACACCGGCCTGGCCTGGTTCGACGCACACGGCATCACCCTGCCCAAGGCCGGGCGCCGACCCCTGGCCCGCGCCTGCCTGGACTGGACCGAACGCCGCCCCCACCTGGCGGGCGCGGCCGGGGCGGCGCTGTGCGCGTGGGTCCTGGACTCGGGCTGGTGCGTGCGCGTGGGATCGGGCCGCGCTCTGCGCATCACCGACTCCGGGCGCACCGCCCTCGAAGAACTGTGGGGCCTGCCCACCCCCGTCTGA
- a CDS encoding response regulator transcription factor: MVVRVVVADDQALVRMGLRVLLEAEDDVELVGEACDGAQALALVRRVRPEVVLMDVRMPVMDGLEALRRISADEALSGTRVVVLTTFELDEYVFEALRAGASGFLIKDSDPAQMLEAVRVAARGEALLSPSVTRRVVAAFTSRSPVRGEVPRLASLTGREREVVGLVGEGLSNEEIAGRLVVSPATARTHVSRSMVKLGARDRAQLVVFAFRAGLVR, encoded by the coding sequence ATGGTGGTGCGGGTGGTGGTCGCCGACGACCAGGCGCTGGTGCGGATGGGGTTGCGGGTGCTGTTGGAGGCCGAGGATGACGTGGAGTTGGTGGGGGAGGCGTGTGATGGGGCCCAGGCGCTGGCGTTGGTGCGGCGGGTGCGGCCCGAGGTGGTGTTGATGGATGTGCGCATGCCGGTGATGGACGGGTTGGAGGCGTTGCGGCGCATCAGCGCGGACGAGGCGTTGTCGGGGACCCGGGTGGTGGTGCTGACCACGTTCGAGTTGGACGAGTACGTGTTCGAGGCGTTGCGGGCGGGGGCGTCGGGGTTCTTGATCAAGGACTCCGATCCGGCGCAGATGTTGGAGGCGGTGCGGGTGGCCGCTCGGGGGGAGGCGTTGTTGTCGCCGTCGGTGACGCGGCGGGTGGTGGCGGCGTTCACCTCGCGCAGTCCGGTGCGGGGGGAGGTTCCGCGGTTGGCGTCGTTGACCGGGCGTGAGCGCGAGGTGGTGGGGTTGGTGGGTGAGGGGTTGAGCAATGAGGAGATCGCGGGGCGGTTGGTGGTCTCTCCGGCGACGGCGCGTACGCATGTGAGCCGGTCGATGGTGAAGTTGGGGGCGCGTGATCGGGCGCAGTTGGTGGTGTTCGCGTTCCGGGCGGGTCTGGTGCGGTGA
- a CDS encoding DJ-1/PfpI family protein, protein MRVAIVLFEGFTVLDAVGPYQVFSAVPGVEVVLVGERRGPVLDHVGSARMVAEAALAEVDRAEVVVVPGGPGQVHHMAGGPVQEWVRAVDETSTWTTSVCTGSLILAAAGLLRGRAATTHWLAVDQLGEWGARAEPRRVVFDGKYVSAAGVSAGIDMALELTGRLAGRMVAETVQLGIEYDPQPPFGAGSPAGAPAEVVDFLRGQADAVLRP, encoded by the coding sequence ATGCGGGTGGCGATCGTGTTGTTCGAGGGGTTCACGGTGTTGGACGCGGTGGGTCCCTACCAGGTGTTCAGCGCCGTGCCGGGCGTGGAGGTGGTGTTGGTGGGTGAGCGTCGCGGGCCGGTCCTTGACCATGTGGGGTCGGCGCGCATGGTCGCCGAGGCCGCCTTGGCGGAGGTCGATCGGGCCGAGGTCGTGGTGGTGCCGGGAGGTCCGGGCCAGGTCCACCACATGGCGGGCGGGCCCGTGCAGGAGTGGGTGCGGGCGGTGGATGAGACCAGCACGTGGACGACGTCGGTGTGCACGGGGTCGTTGATCCTGGCGGCGGCGGGGTTGTTGCGGGGGCGGGCGGCGACCACGCACTGGTTGGCGGTGGACCAGCTGGGTGAGTGGGGTGCCAGGGCCGAGCCGCGGCGGGTGGTCTTCGACGGCAAGTACGTGAGCGCGGCGGGGGTGAGCGCGGGCATCGACATGGCGTTGGAGTTGACCGGGCGCCTGGCAGGGCGCATGGTGGCCGAGACGGTACAGCTGGGCATCGAGTACGACCCGCAGCCTCCTTTCGGGGCGGGGTCGCCCGCCGGTGCGCCGGCCGAGGTCGTTGATTTCCTGCGCGGCCAGGCGGATGCGGTGCTACGGCCGTAG